The Pseudalkalibacillus hwajinpoensis DNA window CTGCAATGGCTCTTACCGTTCTGCTTAATTGATCAAGGTTATTGTCAACACCACCCATTTCAATAAGTAGGGCATTTGGAGACAAATCTTGATTGTAGATGCCATCAACACCCTGCCCCTTCTTCCCAATAACCCCCCGACTTAACCCCGGATATTGATCCTTTAATGCCTCATGAAGATCTTTAGCAAGGGCAAGATTCTTCTCATAGTTAGGATTTTCTTCTCCGATAACAAAGACAGTTCGGGCGTATTCTTCATTGTTAATTGTAACCGTTGTATCCTTCTCTCTTAATGCATCACGATGAATGTCTATAAACAAATCGAACTCATCGCTTCCGGCAATCGCAGATTGAACGATCGTCCTCGAAACATCATAGGCTTTACCGTGTTCCCAGCCTTTCTCGTTTAGAAGAACCCCAATATTCGAATCATCTACTCGTGCTCCAATTCCGCGATTTTCAAGTTCCTCCCCCAGCATCTTGCCTACTAAAGTAATATTTGTTTTCCCATCATTTGCAAGATCTGCATCCTTCTTTCCGTCGAGTCCAAGAAGGGGAAGGTAGGATTCATAACTATGGGAATGATAGATAAACGCGACTTCTCTTCCATTAGTCGTTTGAACAGGTGGTGTAACGTTTCCTTTCGACTCTTTAATTTGAAGCTTTTCTGAAGGAACTTCTCTTTCTTTCAACAATTCATTTAAAGGAGGAGCTGACTCTACTGGAAGGTTCGTGAAGTTTGTCCCTTCCCCTGCTACGTGAATCTTGGCATCATACAATGCAAAGCCCGGGAGTTCACCACCAACCAGACTTCGAATATCACCTGGCTTTACACTAGTAATAAATTGGAAGGCGACAAGAGAAAGTGCTGGGGGTTCACTTGCCTCAGGTAAAACCTGGGTTAAATAATGATTTTCCGTGCCCATTCCGTAAACCATTGCTTCAGTAGAAAAACTCGTAATCCAGTCATGCAGCATGGAAGATGAAAGACGATATCTTGTTTCTGAAGAAGATATAAACCCGGCTACAACAAATAGGACAATCAAACCAATAATGGTAAAAAAAGAAAATGCTCTGATTTTCATACTGCTTCCATCACTAAACCATTTAATAGAACTGCTTTTCATCTCAACTTCCCTCCTGCCACTCTCGCTTTAGATACTTATTTCTATGAAAACGAGGACTACTTTAGAAGATTTTTTTGCTAGTGAACATAGAAATTTAGGGATAGAAAGGAAAAACAAGCAAAATATATTTGATAAATGAATGTGTGAAAAGTATGATAAAGATGAGGATACAGGAGGTGAACAGAATGGGTAAATCATCAGCATATATTGCTGTAATAATTTTGTTCCTTGTAATGGTTGTAGGTTTTACATACTGGCTATCCACAACCGAAGAACACGCCGGCAATGAAGCAGGTCACGGCGAACAGGCGGAAGAAGGTGGCGGTGAAAAAGGCGGCGACTCCGCTGGGGGTGAAGCTGAAAAAATTTTCTCTCAGAATTGCGCATCTTGCCATGGTGAAAACCTTGGAGGTGGAGCGGGCCCCGCACTTGAAGCTGTAGGTGGTAAGTATTCGAAAGATGAGATTCTTGAAATCATTAAAAATGGTAAAGGCGGCGGAATGCCAGCTGGTGTCATTCAAGGGAAGGAAGCAGAAATGGTTGCTACCTGGCTTTCTGAGAAAAAATAATAGCGCTTTATTGAAGCTCTCTGTTCAATTGAATAGAGAGTTTTTACTTGCACCGAAAGAAAGCGTTATCACAAAACAACATAGCTTCAAGATATATTTGTTGAGCTATCATATTTCCCGCTGTATAATAAAGTTGTAACTAATTATAGCGAACTATCTTCGGGGCAGGGTGTAATTCCCGACCGGCGGTGAAGGATAAGTATTTCCTCAAGCCCGCGAGCCTGTATTTTGGGCAGGATCTGGTGAAATTCCAGAGCCGACAGTATAGTCTGGATGGGAGAAGATGGTGGATAAGTAAGCTTCTTTTGATATTCGAGAAGAGCTTGCTTATTTCCCCATGCCGTAACCATGAGCCCCATACTCATGGTTTTTTTGTGTGCACTGGGGCCACATCTCCTTTTTCGGTGGTTCGAAAAAAAAGGGAGAAATGTCAAAATGAAAAGTGTATCGAAAACGCAACGAATGATCGTGATTGCGATGTTTAGTAGTATCTCTTATCTGCTAATGCTATTTGATTTTCCACTGCCTGGATTTCCTGTTTTCCTGCAAATTGATTTCAGTGATATTCCAGCACTCTTCGTGGCTATTCTTTATGGGCCGGTAGCCGGGATTCTTGTTGAAGCGATTAAGAACTTTATCCATTTCGGAATTCAGGGAAGCTTCACTGGTGTACCAATTGGCCAGCTTGCTAATTTTATTGCAGGTGTATTCTTTATCGTGCCAACAGCTCTTATTTTCCGGAAGTTTAATCAAACCCAGAAAGGATTAACACTGGGATTGACCATCGGGACGATTCTTATGTCAGCAATGATGGGGTTGTTGAATTATATCATCATCCTACCGGCATACACCTGGTTCATGGGCTTTGAAGAAATGTCAGCATCAGCTCGTCAGGCCCTAGTATTAACAGGTATTACCCCGTTTAACCTATTAAAAGGCGCAATCGTAGCCGGGATATTTATCGCCTTTTTCGTAAAATTAAAACCCTGGTTTGAAAAGCAAATCAGGATCGCATAAAGTGAAACTTCAATCAAAGGGGGCATTAATCCCTCTTCTTGAAGGAATAAATTAAAACCCGGATCTGTAAAAAGATCCGGGTTTTTTGAAGGGGTATTCCCATTATTTGTTGAATTAGTTATAAAAAGGAGTAAGGAGGGACTCCCTGTGTTAACGATCGAATGGCTCGAAAAATCCACTATTAGGGACCTTCAAAATGCAATGTTCGAAGGTAACCTTTCTTCAGAAAAACTCGTAAAGTTCTATCTCAATCAAATCGCTACTCATAATCCTCATATAAATGCTGTCCTTGAAGTAAACCCGGATGCACTCTTTGTCGCAGCAGGACTCGACCGAGAACGACAGAAAACTGGATCAAGAAGTCTTCTTCATGGGATTCCAATCTTATTAAAAGATAACATTAATACTGGTGATCATTTACACACAAGTGCTGGATCTGCTGCTCTTGCCTGTTCATATGGTAAAAAAGATGCGTTTCTTGTAAAAAAGCTTCGAGAAGCAGGTGCTATAATTCTCGGTAAAACAAATATGACTGAATGGGCGAACTTTATGAGTGACTCCATGCCAAATGGATTTAGTTCAAGAGGTGGGCAGGTTTTGAACCCGTATGGACCAGGAACTCTAGATGTAGGGGGATCCAGTTCTGGTTCAGCTGCAGCGGTCGCCTGTCATTTTAGTCCGGCCGCTATCGGTACCGAGACAAATGGCTCTATCCTTAGCCCCGCTAGCTCGAATGCAGCCGTCGGATTAAAACCAACTGTTGGATCAGTTAGTCGAAAAGGAATCATTCCAATCTCTTTTTCACAGGATACAGCTGGCCCCATTACTCGAAATGTAACAGACGCCGCAATTTTACTAGGCATTATGTCTGGGAGTGATCCCGAAGACCCCGTTACGCATGGGATAACCGTGTATCATGATTACACCCCTTACCTCCTCAAGCCTCTCTTTGCAGAATTCAGAATCGGTATCGTCAGGAAAGGCTATTACGATCAAATGCATCCTGAAGAACAGAAGCTGATGGAGATTGCTATTTCTGAACTAGAGTTCATAGGGTGTACCTTTACTGAAGTAGACGAGATTACCCCACATCAGAACGAACTTGAGAACGATTTCCAGGTTCTGCTACATGAATTCAAACCAGCCCTTAATAGCTATCTTGCCAATGAAACAAAGAACTCTTCAGGAATGACACTGGATACTGTCATCAATTATTACAAACAAAATCCCCAACTGATCAAATATGGTCAGGAACGATTAGTTGAAGCTAACGAAAAAAATGGCCTGTTGAGTGATCCAATATATATTAGTAGTCGGTTGCGTGATTTAGAAGATGGTAAAAGCGCTCTTGATCAGTTGTTCGAAAAAGGTGTTGATGCTCTTCTATTCGCTGGATGTTATGGCTCTACCATTCCTGCGAAAGCAGGTTATCCGTCTATAACCGTTCCGGCTGGCGCTACCTCAAATGGAAAACCATTTGGAATCACCTTTACAAGTAAAGCCTTTAACGAACCCCAGCTAATAAAATTAGCATATGGATACGAACAACAAACACAGCTTCGAAAACTCCCTGAACGTTTTTCACTAGTCTAACAAAGCAAAAAAAGCGCGGCATGCAGCCACGCTTTTTTCCTTTTTACTTCTCGATTGTTACCCATTTAAGTGAAGAATCTGCTCCAAACTTGTGAATATGATAGTTTTTAACATAATCCTTCATTATAATTGCGCTACCGCCCTGGTAAGTAGGAACGATTGCAGCATCCTCTTCAATAAGAATGCGCTCAGGTTCTTGCATCATTTCCCAGCGTTTTTGTTCATCAGATTCAGTCTTAGCGCCGGAAACTAGCTTATCATACTCTTCATTTGAGTAGTCCATACGGTTGTATGCTCCACCAGTTTCAAACATGTAGACGTAAGTCATTGGATCTGGATAATCTGGTCCCCAACCACCAGTGGAGATATCAAAATTACCAGCATCTTCAAGCTCAAGGAACTGCTTCCATGGTTGCTTGTTGATCGTAACTGTTATGCCATCAAGCTTGGATTCAAACTGATTTTTCGCATATTCAGCGATTTTAGATGCCAAATCACTATCCGTTGTAAGGAATTCCAGCTCGACACTATCAGTTCCAAGTGCTTCTAAGCCTTTCTTCCAGTATTCTGCAGCGTCATCTGCTGTTTGATCAACCATGTAGCCGTCTGGAGCAGGTGCACGGAAGTCTTCTCCATCAAGGAATAGGAATTCTTTAGGTACAAGGTAGCGAGCTGCTACTGAACCATTGTTAAGTAGTACATTTACAAGACCATCACGGTCATATGCAAGAAATAATGCCTTACGGATATCATTGTTTGCAAGGGCTTCATTCTTCTGGTTGAGACGAAGGAAGTAGATCGTTGTATCAAGGATTGTGGAGAAACCTTCTCTGTCCTTAAACTGATCAACGAAATCTGCACTAAGGGCAGCGCGGTCAATTTTATCAGTTTCATAAAGGTTAACACGCGTTGCTTCATCTAGTTCTTCAAGTACCTCGGCATAATGATCATAAACTGCTTCGGAATGTAAAACATTATCGGTTATTTCTAAGAGTACAGGCGGAGCCACTAAAAGACAACATTACCCTTCTTGAAAGAGATGATCCTGCCGCAATCTGGTTTGATTTTACGCCGGCGCTTAAACAACAGGATATTTTCGAGTCCATGCTGGAAGCCAATGTGCTCTTAATCCCTTTTACAAATGGGGCAGCATCACGAATAAAGATTCCTCTCTTCTATGTTAATAAAGAGAAATTGTTAGAAGGGACAAGTCGTCTCCTTAGCGTACTGAACAACTTGCACATCAGACAATTCGCAGAAATTTATTGATGATCAGAGCTTGATAATAAAGATGAACACCTGGTGTGAGGATCATCTTGAGTACCATAGAAGATAGGGATATTTCTCTATTTGTTTATGAACTATGGCGAAGAATCCTGAGTGGTAAGTATAATAATTTCAATTGAATAGACGCTTTGAGTGAGAAAGGGGAATCGAGTAGGAGGGGGTGACTAACCCCCGACCTCTCACACCACCGTACGTACGGATCCGTATACGGCGGTTTCATGAAAATCTAACGTGCTTCTAACGATTTTAATCCTAACTGACGCCAATACTTGTCATTGGAGGTACGGTGGAGGATCGGGCTACTGGCAATTCGCCAGTAGCCTTTTCTTGTGTTGCTCCATTCAAAAGCTTTCGCTTTTGTAACACCTAATGAAAGGAGTTGTTTCCTTCTTGTTTTAGGTGTTTTCCATTCCTTCCACCGGATCATTCGTAATCTCCTTCTCAACCATGCCATTAATTCTCTAAAAGTTGATGTCGTTTCAGCGAGCTGGAAATAGTTTCGCCACCCTACAATGAATTTGTTTAATTTCTTGATTCGATCGGACATCGCTAAACTCCACTTTCGTGATGTTAAGCGTCGAAGTTCCTGTTTTGCTCGTTGGATTGATTGTTTCGCGACCCTGATTTTCGAGTCTCGGTGGAGCGTGAAACTAAACCCAAGGAACGTTCGTTTCCACGGGCGGTCAATCGCACTCTTTTCCTTATTAACTTTTAGTTTTAATTTCTTCTTGATAAACTGGCTGATATTTCGAAGGATTCGTTCGGCTGCTCTTCTTGAGCCTACGTAAATCTGACAATCGTCGGCGTATCGAACGAAACGAATACCTCTTGACTCCAATTCCTTATCCAGTTCATTTAACACGATATTTGATAGGAGTGGACTTAAAGGACTTCCTTGCGGTGTCCCTGCTTGGTTCGTCTGTGTTTGGCCGTTCTCCATAACCCCAGCTTGTAGGTATCTCCGAATGATTCGAAGGATGCGACCGTCCTTAACCCGACAACTCAATGTGCGCATTAGTCGGTCGTGGTGAACGCGATCAAAGAATTTCTCCAGATCGATATCCACCACCCACCGGTATCCGTCATTGACATATTCTTGGGCTTTTCGGACCGCATCGTGTGCTCGTTTTCCTGGTCGGAACCCGTAGCTTGAGTTGGAAAACGACGGATCGTAGATCCGTTGAAGATAAAGGTTGATAGCTTGTTGGATGAAGCGATCCATGGCGGTTGGAATGCCTAGCTTTCGTTTGCCTCCGTTCGGTTTCGGGATTTCGACACGACGGACGGGTGACGGTTGATAGGTTCCATCCAGAAGTTGGGCTTCAATCTCATTCCAGGACTCCGAGATCTGGGATTTCAGTTCAGACGTGGGAATGTGATCAACGCCGTGACTCCCTTTGTTTCGGACCACTCGTCGATAGGCTTCGTTTAAATTGTTCCGATGAAGTATCTTTTCCAACATGCTTTCTTCCTCCACGTGACAGGTTTCTTTCCTTGTGTGGCACCAATTCTCCACGCTCCATATGCCCTCAGAGACTTCACTCCTACCTCATATGTTGAGCTGAAATGTTCTGTGTCATCGAACGATGCGTACTTCGGTAGAACCTGTTCTCTATTCATGATTCGGTCCTTCCCGTACCATCTCGAGTTTGGAACGGTACTATGACCTCGGCTGACTTCTGGTGGTTCAGTGACTTCTCTTGAAGACAGTTACCATAGGTGTATGGCGTGACCGTCAGACCTCCCCGGGTAAGTGCACAAACTTCCTCTCCATTTACCCGCCTCATTTACTGCCATTTCCTTTGGTCATTTGGACTTCGATGTGTGTTGCCATCTCATCCGAGAATGACAGCCTTGTATGAGATTCGTGTTCCTCGGGTCAGAGATTTGCCTCTGGCTTCCTTCAGATTCCGAGTCGCCTCGGACACCCTTGCCTTTGGCTAACGGCTACAATGACCTTTGCCGTTCGGGACTTGAACCCTATAGCGTATGCACATGCCGGGCACACAACAAGAAAACACGCTGTCAATTGACAGCGTGTTTTCTTGTTATTTCTTTTTCTTTTTTCTAGCTGAATCACGGGGTGCTCCCATTTCAATACCGGTCCCTTGACCTTCAGGCTGAGATGAAGCAAGACCATTTGTGGAAGGATTTGCTTTTCGTTTTGGCATTCTTCTCACCTCCAACTACTAGGGTCTCCATCATTATGAGACTTATGCCCTTCTACAAGGGACAAACTTAGAGAAGTGGCGGCGAAATTGAGATGCCGTGTTCACTCATAAACACTTCAATCTGAAGCTTATGATGCTCATCGTGCTCGATTAACCCCTTCATATAGCTCGTGAGACAGAGTGGATACTTAGTAATATAAAAGGTCTCCTCCCACTGAGTAGGCTCAAATTGCTTCAGTCGAGCAACGACCCGTTCTCTTCCATACACACCCTCTTCTATTAACTCTTCTTTAGAAATTCCTGACATGGCATGCTCTGCTGCTTGACTGTTTACTTGCTCAACTTTCACATCGATTTCGGATAAAGATGCCTCATTTTTAATATAAGGAATCCTTTCTTCTAGAAGGAAGTCATCCCATGCCTTAATATGTGAAATAATTTCTGCAGGTGACCACTTCCCATTTTTAATTGGCGTGAAGAACAGTTCATCACTCATTTCCGTTGCGGTCTTCTGTAACCAATCCATAAACGAAGCATAGTCATCTAAAACATAACGTCCATCAGTCATTTAATTGACTCCTTTCAGAATTAAAAACTTTAACGCCGATGCTGTCTCGTTCGATCTCCTGCAATCTTCCTCCACTTCTTCTTCTCATCAAGCTGCGCCTTCACATTCGATTGCCTCTCTAAAAAAGCGAGTTCTTTCTGAAATTTCCTGTAGTTCTGAAAACGCCTCTCTTCAAGGCTTCCTTCTATTATCGCAGCTTCCACTGCACATTTCGGTTCCCCATTGTGCTGACAATCTCTGAAGAAACACCTCTCAGCAAGTGCATCAATATCCTTAAAGCTTGACGGCAAGCTGCTTGATTCCCATAGCTGAAGCTCTCTCATCCCGGGTGTGTCTATGAGAACCCCTCCGCCTTCAAGAACGATTAGCTCTCTACTTGTGGTGGTATGCCGACCTTTCCCATCATCCTCCCTGATATCCTGAACAGCCTGAATGTCGTTACCAACTAATTTATTTATGAGCGTCGACTTTCCGGCCCCAGATGATCCTAAGAGAGCCGTAGTGGTTCCTTTCTCTAAGTAAAAAGTTAGTTCATCAATACCTGTTCCAATCGCAGAACTGACTACGTGAACTGGAACACCAGCGGCAATACTAGCAAGAGAATTCACTTTTTCTTCACGATCAGTGCACAAATCAGCTTTGCTTAGGACAATCACTGGATTGGCACCACTTTCCCAGGCCATCACAAGGTAACGTTCAATTCTACCAGGATTAAAATCCTGATTGAGAGAATTCACCAAAAATACTGTATCGATATTAGCAGCAATGATTTGTTCTTCGGTGGTGTTACCGGCAGATTTTCTTGAGAATTTACTTTTTCGCGGCAATAGATATTGAATGATCGCTCGTCCCTGTGACGGATTAGAAATGAGGACCCAATCCCCTACCGCTGGTAAATCGTCTCGAAGTCCCGCTTCAAAACGAAACTTTCCAGACAACTCCGCTACAAAATCTCCTTCTTCTGTTGTCACCTCGTATGAACCACGATGTTCTCGTCGAACGCGTGCAGGTACCCTTCCATCCTTTTTAATTTCTTGATAAGCACCTTCATAAAAAGAATTCCATCCTAAATTAGTTAAGTTCAATTAAAAAGCCTCCTGATTAATAAGATCTATGCTCCCCTTTTAAAAGAGAATAGATTTTACTGTATAATAAAAAGCCGTTCTCTTACGACGGCTTTATCCTCAAACGCTCTGAGCGTTTGAGGAGGAATGAAGCTGATGACCAAATCGCCAGCATATTCATTCCAATATACGATGCAGTTACACATCTAACGTATAAAAAAACCATGGACATATGTGCACAGTCCATGGTTTAACTCTTATTAATCAAGAGAAATTTCCCTTATTAAAACCAGTTGGACTGTGCACAATATTCAATTAGCAATAAATTCGTATTGTAATTCACCATAATGCACAACCCCTTTCGTAACGTAGTAAATATAGTATATCCGATTGAATATTAATTGTAAATGTTTTCCGACTAATTAGATAACTTCCACGACCATAGCAATTCCCTGACCCCCACCAATACATAAGGATGCGACGCCATACTTGCCATTCCTTCGCTTTAATTCCTTGATTAGCGTATAAAGCACTCTTGTTCCACTGGCACCAACTGGATGCCCGAGAGCAATGGCTCCTCCGTTCACATTCACTTTTGATCGATCGAGCTCTAGTTCCTTTTCAACAGCTATATACTGTGCAGCAAATGCTTCATTCACTTCGATAAGGTCCATTTCCTGCATGGTCATATTTGCTTTTTGCAAGGCGTTTTTAATCGCTGGCACTGGTCCAATCCCCATAATGGAAGGATCCACCCCCGCAATCCCCCATGATACAATCCGAGCAATAGGCGCAAGGTTATTGGCAGCTGAATACTTTTCTCCTGCTAACACAATTGCTGCTGCTCCGTCGTTAATCCCGCTTGCATTCCCACTGGTTACTGTACCATTTTTCTTAAAGGCAGATTTCAACGAAGATAGCTTATCAGCCGTTGTCCCTTCTCGAATGTGTTCATCAATTGAAACCGTTTCCACACCCTTTTTCCCCTTAACTTCTACTGGAGCAATCTCTTCAGCAAAGACACCCTTTTCCCTTGCTATTGCAGCTCTCTGATGGCTCTGTGCGGAGAATTCATCCTGCTCTTCTCTTGTTATACCATATTTTTCAGCAAGATTTTCCCCCGTCATTCCCATTCCGTTTCCTGTATATTCGTCGGTTAACGTAGCCCAGAGCATGTCTTCTATCTGAGGTGCTCCAAGCTTTGTACCAAAACGGCTGCCTCGAAGCGCTATGGAGATAGACTCATGTTGTCCGAGCCGCCGGCAAGAGCCGTATTTCCTTCGACCATCATAATTGATTGTGCCGCTGAAATAATAGACTGCATACCTGAACCACACAGTCGGTTAACTGTAAGAGCGGGACTTGCGATAGGAACGCCAGCGCCTAGAGCAATGTGACGTGCGAGATATGAGGCATTCGATGTTGAGTGGATGACATTTCCCATAACCGATAAATCGATTTCTTCTGCATCAACACCGCTTTTCTTCAGAGCTTCCTTACTCGCCGTTATTCCTAAATCTGTCGGACTAACATCTTTAAGCGATCCCCCGAATGTTCCAAACGGTGTTCGTGCACCTTCTAAAATAAAAACATCTCTCATGTTTCTCCCTCCATTCCTCTCTATTTTACAAATAAAAGGAAAACGTTTACAAGCCTAACACCAAAGCGGACAGTGTGGAAGCTTTACTTTATTGAGCCGTATACCCTCCATCAATAACCACCGCCTGCCCTGTGACCCCTCCTGCTTTATCACTGGCCAAAAACATCGTATAGTCGGCAATTTCCTCAACCGAGAGAAGCCGTCTCTGAGGTACAAGGGGATAAATTACTTCCTCAAGCACTCGTTCAAGCGCAACGCCTCTACTTTTTGCGAGGTCTTCAAGCTGCCCTCTTACAAGTGGTGTATCCACGTAGCCCGGGCACACCGCGTTAACTGTAACGCCATATTCAGCCCCTTCAAGCGCCGCAACTTTTGTAAGCCCAATAACCCCATGCTTTGCACTATTGTATGCAGCTTTTCCTGAGAACCCGACAAGCCCATTAATTGAAGACATGTTAATAATGCGACCAGACTTCTGCTTCTTCATGATTGGAAAAACAAGTTTTGTCGCGATAAAAGGAGCCACAAGCATGACTTTCGTTAGGAGCTCAAATTTCTCGGTTGGAAAAGATTCGATAGTCGAGACGTGCTGAAGCCCAGCATTGTTAATGAGAACATCTACCCGTTCAAACTGAACCATTGTTTGATTAAATAATGCTTCTACTTCGCTTTCTTTGGTTACATCACAGCGAAGTCCGATTGCACCGTTCAATTCAGATGCCACTTGCTTTACTTTTTCCTCATCCAAATCACTCAGCACAACCCTTGCACCATTTTCTGCGAAAACCGTAGCCATTTCTTTACCGATGCCACTTGCCGCCCCAGTGATGATGACAACCTTATCTTTAACGTCCAAACCACTTCCTCCTTATTACATTAGATTCCAAGTCCAAGACTGAATAACACAATTGCAAGGGCTAGACCAATAAGTGGGACAATAACTGTTAACGCTCCCACTGCACCGTAGGCATCCTGATGTGATTCTCCACAAATGGCACGTATTGTTGTAACGACATAGCCATTATGAGGTAAGGAATCAAGAGCGCCTGACGAAATTGCAATCGTACGGTGAAGGGCTTCAGGATTTACACCTGCATCGATATAATGTGGTGCAATAATAGGTAAGGCAATAACCTGACCTCCAGATGCGGACCCCGTTAAACCTGCAATGACGCTTACGGCTATCGCTCCCCCGATAAGTGGGCTACCTGGAATGCCTGTCATAAAATCAACAGCCGTTTCAAATGCAGGAACAGCTTTCGCAACACCGCCGAAACCAACAACAGCTGCTGTATTACCAATCGCAATGAGTGCGCCTAATGTTCCATCAGAGACCGCACGCCCGAAGTTCGCAAAGTATTTTCTGTTAAGTAAATAGGTCGCTATAATCCCACCGAGTAATGCAATAATAAGCGCTGATTGTTTTAAGCTATCGTGGAAAATGAAGGAAATAATTAATACAATAACGAGCGGAACGAGTCCCAATAAAGGATTTGGAAGTGGACGATTTTCAACTTCTGGATCTTCTTTACGAGACTCAAACCGCTCTCCTTTTGCAACAGCTTTTGTAATCATTCGCTTAAGCCACCAGTAACCAAATAAAGCCATGAATACAGCAACAATTAAGCTAACTTCCCATCCTGCATATGGGCTGGTATTTAAATACTCAATGGGAATCCAGTTCTGGATTTCAGGTGAACCTGCAGATGTCATCGTGAACGTAACCGAACCAAATGCTAGTGCAGCCGGTATGAATCGACGCGGTAAATCCGCCTGCTTAAATAAACTAACCGCCATCGGATAAACAGAGAAAGCAACAACGAAGAGACTAACCCCACCGTAAGTTAAGATCGCACAGGCAAGGACGATTGCAAGAACAGCCTGTTTTAATCCAAGCTTCTCTACTACCCACTTCGAGACACTATCGGCAGCACCGCTATCTTCCATCACTTTTCCGAAAATAGCTCCAAGTAAAAACATTGGAAACCAGGCTGCAACAAATCCCGAGAAACCACCCATATAGTTTCCAACGAAATTCGGTGCCCCTTCCGAAACGAGCTGTGGAAAGAGTGGCAATCCGCTTAGAACGGCTACTACAACGGCACAAAGCGGACCTGCTACAAGCAAGTTCATTCCTTTCATCGTGAGATAAATAAGCAGAAATAACCCGCCAATTAATCCAATCATACTTAACATTGTGGTTCCTCCTTTTTAGTACGCATCATACCGAACCTCCGATGGTACAATGATTTCTGGTTCAGTTGAATTCTTTATCTCTTCTAAGGTAAAGCCAGAAGCAATTTCTCGAACAAGAAGACCCTCATCTGTTACATCCAGTACTGCACGGTCTGTAATAATACGTTTCACAACAGCTTTACCTGTTAAAGGAAGCGAGCATTTTTCTACAATTTTAGGAGCACCGTTTTTGCTAACATGATCCATGATCACGATGATTTTCTTAGCTCCATGTACGAGATCCATAGCACCGCCCATTCCTTTAATCATTTTTCCAGGAATCATCCAGTTTGCAAGGTCACCCTGCACAGATACTTCCATACCACCGAGTATCGCAAGGTCAATGTGACCTCCCCGGATCATTCCGAAAGATTCGGCGCTATCGAAATAGGAAGCCCCTTTTATCGCCGTTACTGTTTCTTTTCCTGCATTAATTAAATCAGGATCTACGTCACCTTCCTCTGGGTATTCTCCAATGCCTAGAAGACCATTCTCCGACTGAAGGACCACAGTTTTATTTTCAGATATGTAATTGGCAACAAGAGTTGGGATTCCGATCCCAAGATTGACATAGTAACCGCTTTCGATTTCTTGTTCAGCTCTGCTAGCGATTCGTTCTCTCACGTTGTTTTTGATCGTTTTCATTCCCAATCTCTCCTATCCATTTCGAACTGTTTTTCGCTCGATTCTCTTTTCCTGTGCTCCTTC harbors:
- the ltrA gene encoding group II intron reverse transcriptase/maturase; this encodes MLEKILHRNNLNEAYRRVVRNKGSHGVDHIPTSELKSQISESWNEIEAQLLDGTYQPSPVRRVEIPKPNGGKRKLGIPTAMDRFIQQAINLYLQRIYDPSFSNSSYGFRPGKRAHDAVRKAQEYVNDGYRWVVDIDLEKFFDRVHHDRLMRTLSCRVKDGRILRIIRRYLQAGVMENGQTQTNQAGTPQGSPLSPLLSNIVLNELDKELESRGIRFVRYADDCQIYVGSRRAAERILRNISQFIKKKLKLKVNKEKSAIDRPWKRTFLGFSFTLHRDSKIRVAKQSIQRAKQELRRLTSRKWSLAMSDRIKKLNKFIVGWRNYFQLAETTSTFRELMAWLRRRLRMIRWKEWKTPKTRRKQLLSLGVTKAKAFEWSNTRKGYWRIASSPILHRTSNDKYWRQLGLKSLEAR
- a CDS encoding amidase family protein → MLTIEWLEKSTIRDLQNAMFEGNLSSEKLVKFYLNQIATHNPHINAVLEVNPDALFVAAGLDRERQKTGSRSLLHGIPILLKDNINTGDHLHTSAGSAALACSYGKKDAFLVKKLREAGAIILGKTNMTEWANFMSDSMPNGFSSRGGQVLNPYGPGTLDVGGSSSGSAAAVACHFSPAAIGTETNGSILSPASSNAAVGLKPTVGSVSRKGIIPISFSQDTAGPITRNVTDAAILLGIMSGSDPEDPVTHGITVYHDYTPYLLKPLFAEFRIGIVRKGYYDQMHPEEQKLMEIAISELEFIGCTFTEVDEITPHQNELENDFQVLLHEFKPALNSYLANETKNSSGMTLDTVINYYKQNPQLIKYGQERLVEANEKNGLLSDPIYISSRLRDLEDGKSALDQLFEKGVDALLFAGCYGSTIPAKAGYPSITVPAGATSNGKPFGITFTSKAFNEPQLIKLAYGYEQQTQLRKLPERFSLV
- the spoIIP gene encoding stage II sporulation protein P encodes the protein MKSSSIKWFSDGSSMKIRAFSFFTIIGLIVLFVVAGFISSSETRYRLSSSMLHDWITSFSTEAMVYGMGTENHYLTQVLPEASEPPALSLVAFQFITSVKPGDIRSLVGGELPGFALYDAKIHVAGEGTNFTNLPVESAPPLNELLKEREVPSEKLQIKESKGNVTPPVQTTNGREVAFIYHSHSYESYLPLLGLDGKKDADLANDGKTNITLVGKMLGEELENRGIGARVDDSNIGVLLNEKGWEHGKAYDVSRTIVQSAIAGSDEFDLFIDIHRDALREKDTTVTINNEEYARTVFVIGEENPNYEKNLALAKDLHEALKDQYPGLSRGVIGKKGQGVDGIYNQDLSPNALLIEMGGVDNNLDQLSRTVRAIADVISEHYWNVQKVNN
- a CDS encoding ABC transporter substrate-binding protein, which gives rise to MAPPVLLEITDNVLHSEAVYDHYAEVLEELDEATRVNLYETDKIDRAALSADFVDQFKDREGFSTILDTTIYFLRLNQKNEALANNDIRKALFLAYDRDGLVNVLLNNGSVAARYLVPKEFLFLDGEDFRAPAPDGYMVDQTADDAAEYWKKGLEALGTDSVELEFLTTDSDLASKIAEYAKNQFESKLDGITVTINKQPWKQFLELEDAGNFDISTGGWGPDYPDPMTYVYMFETGGAYNRMDYSNEEYDKLVSGAKTESDEQKRWEMMQEPERILIEEDAAIVPTYQGGSAIIMKDYVKNYHIHKFGADSSLKWVTIEK
- a CDS encoding c-type cytochrome — translated: MVVGFTYWLSTTEEHAGNEAGHGEQAEEGGGEKGGDSAGGEAEKIFSQNCASCHGENLGGGAGPALEAVGGKYSKDEILEIIKNGKGGGMPAGVIQGKEAEMVATWLSEKK
- a CDS encoding ECF transporter S component, with translation MKSVSKTQRMIVIAMFSSISYLLMLFDFPLPGFPVFLQIDFSDIPALFVAILYGPVAGILVEAIKNFIHFGIQGSFTGVPIGQLANFIAGVFFIVPTALIFRKFNQTQKGLTLGLTIGTILMSAMMGLLNYIIILPAYTWFMGFEEMSASARQALVLTGITPFNLLKGAIVAGIFIAFFVKLKPWFEKQIRIA